In a single window of the Terriglobus roseus genome:
- a CDS encoding UDP-glucose dehydrogenase family protein codes for MESASSKNVIVMGLGYVGCVSSACLASLGHKVLGVDRDQYKVSTINQRRSPFYEPGLEELIEQNVSAGRLRAGGLDAEAIAQADVVLLCVGTPSQANGNIDLSQLRRVCAEIADLMQPRERPLVVTVRSTVFPGTCESLQETIFSSHANVAVASNPEFLREGTAVKDFLEPSLLVVGGTTEAAAELVAGLYDGLPVERAVVSLRTAEMIKYACNAFHAVKIGFANEIGSLAAELGVDPMQVMETMCKDVKLNISPAYMKPGFAFGGSCLPKDLRALTFRASRLDVKLPMLEAVLPANEEHLRRSIRDIFALPGKRIGIFGLAFKEDTDDLRESPVITIVEHLLGKGRETRIFDPHIRLDEIYGSNLSFVVSALPHIGRLMERTLDGLLGAVDAIVIAQKPTAETAAAIRNSGLPVLDLTKLSLKPSRPPAAN; via the coding sequence ATGGAAAGCGCTTCAAGTAAGAATGTAATCGTTATGGGGCTCGGCTATGTTGGATGCGTCAGTTCCGCATGTCTTGCTTCCCTGGGCCATAAAGTTCTCGGTGTTGACCGGGACCAGTACAAAGTATCCACCATCAACCAGCGGCGTTCGCCCTTCTACGAGCCGGGGCTCGAAGAACTGATCGAGCAGAACGTCTCCGCGGGACGTTTACGGGCGGGTGGGCTTGATGCTGAGGCGATCGCACAGGCCGACGTCGTGCTCCTGTGTGTCGGCACGCCTTCCCAGGCAAACGGCAACATCGATCTGAGCCAACTACGGCGCGTGTGTGCGGAGATCGCCGATCTGATGCAGCCACGCGAGCGTCCCTTGGTCGTTACGGTCCGCAGCACAGTCTTTCCCGGTACCTGCGAGAGCCTGCAGGAGACCATCTTCTCCTCGCACGCGAATGTCGCCGTTGCCTCCAATCCGGAGTTTCTCCGTGAGGGCACTGCGGTCAAGGACTTCCTGGAGCCATCCTTGCTGGTCGTTGGCGGGACCACAGAGGCTGCTGCTGAGCTCGTGGCGGGCTTGTATGACGGTTTGCCCGTCGAACGCGCTGTCGTATCCCTGCGCACTGCCGAGATGATCAAGTACGCCTGCAATGCCTTCCATGCCGTCAAGATCGGTTTCGCGAATGAGATTGGTTCGCTTGCCGCCGAACTTGGGGTCGATCCTATGCAGGTCATGGAAACCATGTGTAAGGACGTGAAACTAAATATTTCGCCTGCTTACATGAAGCCCGGATTTGCGTTCGGTGGATCGTGCCTGCCAAAGGATCTGCGAGCGTTGACCTTCCGTGCCTCACGCCTGGACGTGAAGCTGCCGATGTTGGAAGCGGTCCTGCCGGCAAACGAGGAACATCTTCGTCGCAGCATCCGGGACATCTTTGCTCTACCCGGCAAGCGAATTGGCATCTTCGGCCTTGCCTTCAAGGAAGACACGGACGACCTTCGTGAGAGCCCTGTTATCACCATCGTCGAGCACCTGCTCGGCAAAGGTCGTGAGACGCGCATCTTCGATCCGCATATTCGTCTCGATGAGATCTATGGAAGCAATCTCAGCTTCGTGGTCTCGGCCCTTCCACACATCGGTCGCCTGATGGAGCGGACCCTTGACGGGCTGCTCGGCG